In Flavobacterium cerinum, one genomic interval encodes:
- a CDS encoding ArsR/SmtB family transcription factor, which produces MRRDIFQAIADPTRRAILTLIAVQSMTPNAIAEHFNTTRQAVSKHLKILAECKLVRPEQQGREIYYQLEIDKMKEIDQWLEQFRKIWESRFDQLDHLLLNLKNQKK; this is translated from the coding sequence ATGAGAAGAGATATATTTCAAGCTATAGCCGACCCGACCCGAAGAGCCATTTTAACGTTAATTGCCGTACAGTCAATGACACCCAATGCCATTGCCGAGCACTTTAACACCACGCGACAAGCTGTTTCCAAACATCTGAAAATACTCGCGGAATGCAAATTGGTAAGACCGGAACAACAGGGACGCGAAATTTACTATCAGCTTGAAATTGACAAAATGAAAGAAATTGACCAATGGCTGGAACAATTCCGCAAGATTTGGGAAAGCCGCTTTGACCAACTTGACCATCTATTACTCAACCTAAAAAACCAGAAAAAATGA
- a CDS encoding helix-turn-helix domain-containing protein: MKTVIFKKSECETDFLLTVRDWQSLRYTHVITDTYNTDYFEVLFFKRAKGYVELNHSEIAVTDNTIVFISPYQKRKWKLDPDHLDFTMLIFQEDFLNDFFSDKLFTYRMLYFYQLKCPLKLPVAQDEMEKYYSTLMEIKAELQHIRMDSVHIIRSLLYYLLQKLNRNYSEMYDLPLELPVNNYAYQFKQLMEVHIKEKQRIEDYCELLRISRITLNKAVKAQFNLTASQLLKYRLLLEIKNLLLFSELNVSQIAGELNFSEAAHMMRFFKQQTGITTGAFLQDYQNGRI, translated from the coding sequence ATGAAAACCGTCATCTTTAAAAAAAGCGAATGTGAAACCGATTTCCTGTTAACGGTAAGAGACTGGCAAAGCCTACGATATACGCATGTTATAACGGATACTTATAATACGGATTATTTTGAGGTGCTTTTTTTTAAACGAGCTAAAGGATATGTTGAGCTCAATCATAGTGAGATAGCGGTTACCGATAATACAATTGTTTTTATTTCGCCGTATCAAAAACGAAAATGGAAACTGGATCCGGATCATCTGGATTTTACAATGCTGATTTTTCAGGAAGATTTTCTGAATGATTTTTTCTCGGATAAACTGTTTACCTATAGAATGTTGTATTTCTACCAGTTGAAATGCCCGCTGAAACTACCGGTCGCACAAGATGAAATGGAAAAATATTACAGTACGCTAATGGAAATCAAAGCCGAATTACAACATATTCGTATGGATAGTGTTCATATTATTCGTTCGTTGTTGTATTATCTGTTACAGAAATTAAACCGGAATTATTCGGAAATGTACGATTTGCCATTGGAATTGCCGGTAAACAATTATGCCTATCAGTTTAAGCAACTGATGGAAGTACACATAAAAGAAAAACAAAGAATTGAAGATTACTGTGAGCTCTTACGCATTAGCCGAATCACCTTAAATAAAGCGGTAAAAGCCCAATTTAATCTGACGGCTTCTCAGCTTTTAAAATACCGGCTACTACTGGAAATAAAGAATTTATTACTGTTTTCGGAATTGAATGTAAGCCAGATTGCCGGAGAACTTAATTTTTCGGAAGCGGCTCATATGATGCGCTTTTTTAAACAACAAACCGGAATAACCACCGGAGCATTTTTGCAGGATTATCAAAATGGCAGGATTTGA
- a CDS encoding SRPBCC family protein, producing the protein MKHNLQFDFIVDKEKNTLTIRREFLADRQLVWNCYTQSELLDQWFAPKPLTTKTKAMNFSEGGHWHYAMIEPNGTTYWNWIAYQKIKPIDYYTAWDAFTNEAGEINTNLPSAEWLVNFTDKAENTLVETIVTYKSLADLETIIQMGMEQGMAATLEKLDDLLTTLKS; encoded by the coding sequence ATGAAACACAATTTGCAATTCGACTTTATAGTCGATAAAGAAAAAAACACGTTGACCATCAGACGAGAATTTCTAGCCGATCGTCAATTGGTTTGGAACTGCTATACGCAAAGTGAACTATTGGATCAATGGTTTGCGCCAAAACCGCTTACGACCAAAACAAAAGCAATGAATTTTAGCGAAGGCGGACATTGGCATTATGCCATGATTGAGCCAAACGGTACAACCTATTGGAACTGGATTGCTTATCAAAAAATAAAACCGATTGATTATTATACCGCATGGGATGCTTTCACAAATGAAGCCGGTGAGATTAATACCAATCTACCAAGTGCAGAATGGCTTGTAAATTTTACGGATAAAGCAGAAAACACTTTAGTAGAAACCATCGTTACCTATAAATCATTAGCCGATCTTGAAACTATAATTCAAATGGGAATGGAACAAGGTATGGCGGCAACATTGGAAAAATTAGACGATTTATTAACTACCCTAA